A genomic region of uncultured Roseibium sp. contains the following coding sequences:
- a CDS encoding MFS transporter, with amino-acid sequence MSVDAVGLSTDRPETRLATRLAFFAAGFVLGCWSPLIPYVKQRLSLDDAGLGLLLLGLGAGSVAAMPLAGIACTHFGTRKVTVTGGLGLAVLFPAVGFVGSLWTMGAAVVLIGIFLGMLEVGMNSHAVEVERGSSRPLMSGFHALFSIGGFAGAGGATVLLSSGASPGLTAGACALLALAAILVSWPMLLKAEPEAGSNAIVFPRGVVLVIALLTATTFLVEGAILDWGALLVTEQGLVGIAMGGFGYMLFSVAMTVGRIFGDRFVAAVGGRQCLIWGGGVTIAGILLVTLTPHIAVSAIGFVAIGLGASNIVPVLFSLAGTQKDMPSGQAVAAVATTGYGGILLGPAAIGFVANATSLQTAFLALALLMCLVPLLAVRVTRNT; translated from the coding sequence ATGAGTGTGGATGCCGTTGGTCTTTCGACCGATCGCCCCGAAACCAGGCTGGCAACGCGCCTTGCGTTTTTCGCCGCCGGGTTCGTGCTCGGATGCTGGTCACCCCTCATACCTTATGTAAAGCAGCGACTGAGCCTCGATGATGCCGGCCTCGGCCTGCTTCTGCTCGGCCTTGGTGCCGGGTCGGTCGCCGCAATGCCGCTTGCCGGAATTGCCTGCACGCATTTTGGCACGCGCAAGGTGACGGTTACCGGCGGTCTGGGTCTGGCTGTTCTGTTTCCAGCCGTCGGGTTCGTCGGATCGCTCTGGACCATGGGGGCCGCAGTCGTCCTGATCGGGATCTTCCTGGGCATGCTTGAAGTCGGCATGAACTCGCACGCCGTCGAAGTGGAACGCGGATCTTCAAGACCGCTCATGTCCGGATTTCACGCGCTTTTCAGCATCGGCGGCTTCGCGGGTGCAGGCGGCGCAACCGTGTTGCTGTCCTCTGGCGCGTCACCCGGTTTGACGGCAGGCGCCTGCGCGCTTCTGGCGCTCGCAGCCATTCTGGTGTCCTGGCCAATGCTGTTGAAGGCGGAGCCGGAGGCCGGGTCAAACGCCATCGTTTTTCCCAGGGGCGTCGTTCTGGTGATCGCCCTGCTCACCGCCACGACATTCCTCGTCGAAGGCGCGATCCTTGACTGGGGAGCGCTGCTCGTGACCGAACAGGGGCTTGTCGGTATCGCCATGGGCGGGTTCGGCTACATGCTGTTTTCCGTTGCCATGACAGTCGGCCGGATCTTCGGCGACAGGTTCGTTGCAGCGGTCGGGGGCCGCCAGTGCCTCATCTGGGGCGGTGGTGTCACCATTGCCGGCATACTGCTCGTGACGCTGACGCCTCATATCGCGGTTTCGGCAATCGGTTTCGTCGCGATCGGACTGGGTGCTTCCAACATCGTGCCGGTGCTGTTCAGCCTCGCAGGAACGCAGAAGGACATGCCAAGCGGGCAGGCGGTCGCCGCGGTCGCAACGACCGGTTATGGCGGCATCCTGCTCGGACCGGCCGCCATAGGTTTCGTGGCGAACGCCACCAGCCTGCAAACAGCCTTCCTGGCGCTGGCGCTGCTGATGTGTCTCGTGCCGCTTCTGGCGGTGCGTGTGACGCGCAATACCTGA
- a CDS encoding NAD-dependent succinate-semialdehyde dehydrogenase produces the protein MSLNTALIKQNVYINGAWVDADSGQTIAVANPATGESIGTIPYCGRSETARAIAAAKAAFPGWKALTADARAGYMHKLCDAIMDQVDDLAVLLTTEMGKPVAEAKGEITLGVKYIRFFAEEGKRIYGDTIPSPWADRRILVTKEPVGVVASITPWNFPNSMIARKLGAALASGCTMVMKPAEFTPYSALIYGIMADKVGLPAGVVNIVTGDAPAIGEEMCENPAVRKITFTGSTRVGKLLAANAGKNMKKISMELGGNAPFIVFDDADLDRAISGAIASKFRNSGQTCVCANRIYVQAGVYDAFAAKLKTAMAEQLKVGNGLEAGVTQGPLINEAAVEKVAAHVQDALSKGGELVSGGNRPDGDGTFFEPTLITGATPDMKVAHEETFGPLAALFSFDTEADAIQLANDTEYGLACYFYSQDLGRCFRVMEALEYGLVGVNEGVITTEVAPFGGFKESGVGNEGSKYGLDDYLNVKYNCLGGLGL, from the coding sequence ATGTCTTTGAACACCGCACTAATCAAGCAGAACGTCTATATCAACGGCGCGTGGGTGGATGCGGATAGCGGCCAGACCATTGCCGTTGCCAATCCAGCGACCGGCGAGAGCATCGGAACGATCCCCTATTGCGGACGCAGCGAGACCGCCCGTGCCATCGCGGCGGCGAAGGCGGCGTTTCCGGGATGGAAGGCCCTCACGGCGGATGCACGTGCGGGCTACATGCACAAGCTGTGCGACGCCATCATGGACCAGGTGGACGACCTTGCCGTGCTGCTGACCACCGAAATGGGCAAACCGGTCGCCGAGGCCAAGGGTGAAATCACGCTCGGGGTCAAATACATCCGCTTCTTTGCCGAAGAAGGAAAACGCATTTACGGCGACACGATCCCGTCCCCCTGGGCGGACCGCCGCATTCTGGTGACGAAGGAACCGGTCGGCGTTGTTGCATCGATCACGCCCTGGAATTTTCCGAATTCGATGATTGCCAGAAAGCTGGGCGCGGCGCTCGCCTCCGGATGCACCATGGTCATGAAGCCGGCGGAATTTACGCCCTATTCCGCCCTGATCTACGGCATCATGGCAGATAAGGTCGGCCTTCCGGCCGGCGTCGTCAACATCGTCACCGGCGACGCTCCGGCCATCGGTGAGGAGATGTGCGAAAACCCGGCAGTGCGCAAGATCACGTTCACGGGGTCGACCCGGGTTGGCAAGCTGCTGGCCGCGAATGCCGGCAAGAACATGAAAAAGATCTCGATGGAGCTCGGCGGCAACGCACCTTTCATCGTGTTCGACGATGCCGACCTTGACCGCGCCATCAGCGGAGCCATCGCCAGCAAGTTCCGCAACTCCGGGCAGACCTGTGTTTGCGCGAACCGGATCTATGTGCAGGCCGGTGTCTATGACGCCTTCGCGGCGAAACTGAAGACCGCCATGGCCGAACAGCTGAAAGTCGGCAACGGTCTTGAGGCCGGGGTCACCCAGGGACCGCTGATCAATGAGGCCGCCGTGGAAAAGGTTGCGGCGCATGTGCAGGATGCCCTGAGCAAGGGCGGCGAACTCGTCTCCGGCGGCAACCGGCCCGATGGCGACGGCACGTTCTTCGAGCCGACACTGATTACCGGCGCTACCCCGGACATGAAGGTCGCCCACGAAGAGACATTCGGTCCGCTTGCAGCCCTGTTCAGCTTCGACACCGAGGCCGATGCCATCCAACTGGCCAACGATACGGAATACGGGCTCGCCTGCTATTTCTATTCGCAGGATCTGGGCCGGTGTTTCCGCGTGATGGAGGCGCTTGAATACGGCCTCGTCGGTGTCAATGAAGGCGTGATCACCACTGAAGTTGCCCCCTTTGGCGGTTTCAAGGAAAGCGGCGTCGGCAACGAGGGTTCCAAATACGGTCTCGATGACTATCTCAACGTGAAATACAACTGCCTCGGCGGGCTCGGTCTCTAG
- a CDS encoding helix-turn-helix domain-containing protein, whose amino-acid sequence MTTRSSEYTLGERICKARDSSGLSTAQLARRLGIKTSTMQSWESDRSEPRSNKLVLLAGVLNVSPTWLLVGRGAPPFSEENDATDLDSMKVALDRVQKQAQALADEIAALQERFSGS is encoded by the coding sequence ATGACGACACGAAGCAGCGAATACACTCTTGGCGAGCGTATCTGCAAGGCGCGCGACTCATCCGGTCTGTCGACAGCGCAGCTTGCCCGCCGCCTCGGAATCAAGACGTCGACCATGCAAAGCTGGGAAAGCGACCGTTCCGAGCCCCGGTCCAACAAACTGGTCCTGCTCGCGGGCGTTCTCAATGTCAGCCCCACCTGGCTGCTCGTCGGGCGCGGAGCGCCTCCCTTCTCGGAGGAAAACGACGCAACGGATCTCGACAGCATGAAGGTTGCGCTCGACCGCGTACAGAAACAGGCCCAGGCACTCGCGGACGAAATCGCGGCCCTGCAGGAACGCTTCAGCGGATCCTGA